One Amorphoplanes digitatis genomic window carries:
- a CDS encoding thiamine pyrophosphate-dependent enzyme, with the protein MPTVRDAVYEVLRRHGLTTLFANPGSTEIAFLAGLPDDFRFVLALHEASVVGMATGFALARDRPALVNLHTTAGLGNAVGALATARVNRSPLVVIVGQQDRRHLLLEPFLTGRLRGLAGEYPVWHCEPARPQDVPSAVARAVHEASTARGPALVVVPSGDWAEELPAGAEVAAPALVHRPAGARHAVPPALAAMLRDAAAPALVTGAGASDPECWRALVALAERLGAPVWQESFGARAGFPQDHPLFAGHLPASRGRLRAALGAYDVVVVVGAPVFRQYPYETGPLIPPGTRAALITDDPDEAHRGPVEIAVLAKPAAVVRELTALLPARPSTGGVRPVPPAVPAPAPGAPLRPPWVLAELGRRLPADVVLVEETPSSRPDLHALIPARTPLGFVSAAMGGLGFGLPAALGLRLGDPGRPVVAVLGDGSSMYSIQALWSAAHYRIGALLIVLANGRYAIMDRLAERAGGKPAWPAFTELNISGMAASMGCPHARAATAAELTAALDEVIPGLRERREPLLLEVVVEPDPEFDPITQQATSRKPSRESDSPP; encoded by the coding sequence ATGCCGACCGTCCGGGACGCCGTCTACGAGGTGCTGCGCCGCCACGGCCTCACCACGCTCTTCGCGAATCCGGGGTCGACGGAGATCGCCTTCCTGGCCGGGCTGCCGGACGACTTCCGCTTCGTGCTCGCCCTGCACGAGGCCTCGGTGGTCGGCATGGCCACCGGCTTCGCGCTGGCGCGCGACCGGCCCGCCCTGGTCAACCTGCACACCACCGCCGGGCTGGGCAACGCCGTCGGCGCGCTGGCCACCGCGCGGGTCAACCGCAGCCCGCTCGTCGTCATCGTCGGCCAGCAGGACCGCCGGCACCTGCTGCTGGAACCGTTCCTCACCGGACGGCTGCGCGGCCTCGCCGGCGAGTACCCGGTCTGGCACTGCGAGCCGGCCCGCCCGCAGGACGTGCCGTCGGCGGTCGCCCGCGCCGTGCACGAGGCGAGCACCGCGCGCGGGCCGGCCCTGGTCGTCGTCCCGTCCGGCGACTGGGCCGAGGAACTGCCCGCCGGCGCCGAGGTCGCCGCGCCCGCGCTGGTGCACCGGCCGGCCGGCGCGCGGCACGCCGTCCCGCCCGCGCTCGCCGCCATGCTGCGCGACGCCGCCGCGCCGGCGCTGGTGACCGGCGCCGGAGCGAGCGACCCGGAGTGCTGGCGTGCGCTCGTCGCGCTCGCCGAACGGCTCGGCGCGCCGGTGTGGCAGGAGTCGTTCGGCGCCCGGGCCGGGTTCCCGCAGGATCATCCGCTCTTCGCCGGGCACCTGCCGGCGAGCCGGGGCCGGCTGCGTGCGGCGCTCGGCGCGTACGACGTGGTAGTCGTGGTGGGTGCGCCGGTGTTCCGGCAGTACCCGTACGAGACCGGGCCGCTGATCCCGCCCGGCACCCGGGCCGCCCTGATCACCGACGACCCGGACGAGGCGCATCGCGGACCCGTCGAGATCGCCGTACTGGCCAAGCCCGCGGCCGTGGTGCGCGAGCTGACCGCCCTGCTGCCGGCCCGCCCGTCCACCGGTGGCGTCCGGCCGGTCCCGCCGGCCGTGCCCGCGCCGGCGCCGGGCGCGCCGCTGCGGCCGCCGTGGGTGCTCGCCGAGCTCGGCCGGCGGCTGCCCGCGGACGTGGTGCTCGTCGAGGAGACCCCGTCGAGCCGTCCCGACCTGCACGCGCTCATCCCGGCACGCACCCCGCTGGGTTTCGTGAGCGCGGCGATGGGCGGCCTCGGCTTCGGCCTGCCCGCGGCGCTCGGCCTGCGCCTGGGCGACCCCGGGCGCCCGGTGGTGGCGGTCCTCGGCGACGGCTCCTCGATGTACAGCATCCAGGCGCTGTGGAGCGCGGCGCACTACCGGATCGGCGCCCTGCTGATCGTGCTCGCCAACGGCCGCTACGCGATCATGGACCGGCTCGCGGAGCGCGCCGGCGGCAAGCCCGCCTGGCCGGCCTTCACCGAGCTGAACATCTCCGGCATGGCCGCCTCGATGGGGTGCCCGCACGCTCGGGCGGCCACCGCGGCCGAGCTGACCGCCGCGCTGGACGAGGTGATACCGGGCCTGCGCGAGCGCCGCGAGCCGCTGCTGCTGGAGGTCGTGGTCGAGCCCGACCCGGAGTTCGACCCGATCACCCAGCAGGCCAC
- a CDS encoding glycoside hydrolase family 26 protein: protein MRIKFAKSLTVLTAMALGAGTAMAGTTAATAAPAKPCVTDKNLVPSCGVLWGAAAGGFTTAPRDAELKKWEKTSGRTASIFHTYHKGDEAFPTQAEIDMTSDPANPRVLLTNWKIAYGSSWAKVAKGEQDKRIDAFAARIKKDYGDKKFFLVLNHEPENDVIAKKGSGWEAKDFAAMYRHTIKRLESKGVDNAINVMAYMGNEKWMAQSWWADLYPGDDVVDWIGLDSYVSAEKGAYHYGQFADLLDRKAPNGPTFYDWATKKHASKPLMIAEWGVYHRIGKPVDKTAGYNSVLPELAKRPGIKAIVYFDTKNDDEGDRDISIDSTKNNLAAFKKLAANPIFNVKIG, encoded by the coding sequence ATGCGTATCAAGTTTGCGAAGTCGTTGACCGTTCTGACTGCCATGGCCCTGGGCGCCGGTACCGCGATGGCGGGTACCACCGCCGCGACCGCCGCGCCGGCCAAGCCGTGTGTCACCGACAAGAACCTGGTGCCGTCCTGTGGCGTGTTGTGGGGTGCCGCCGCGGGTGGTTTCACCACCGCCCCGCGTGATGCCGAGCTGAAGAAGTGGGAGAAGACCTCCGGCCGGACCGCGAGTATTTTCCACACCTACCACAAGGGTGACGAGGCGTTCCCGACCCAGGCCGAGATCGACATGACGTCGGATCCGGCGAACCCGCGGGTGCTGCTGACGAACTGGAAGATCGCTTACGGCTCGTCGTGGGCGAAGGTTGCCAAGGGTGAGCAGGACAAGCGCATCGACGCGTTCGCCGCCCGGATCAAGAAGGACTACGGCGACAAGAAGTTCTTCCTGGTGCTCAACCACGAGCCGGAGAACGATGTGATCGCCAAGAAGGGCTCCGGCTGGGAGGCCAAGGACTTCGCCGCGATGTACCGCCACACCATCAAGCGCCTGGAGTCCAAGGGTGTGGACAATGCGATCAACGTGATGGCGTACATGGGTAACGAGAAGTGGATGGCCCAGTCCTGGTGGGCCGACCTGTACCCCGGCGACGACGTCGTCGACTGGATCGGCCTGGACTCGTACGTTTCGGCCGAGAAGGGTGCCTACCACTACGGTCAGTTCGCGGACCTGCTCGACCGTAAGGCGCCCAACGGTCCGACGTTCTACGACTGGGCCACCAAGAAGCACGCGAGCAAGCCGCTGATGATCGCCGAGTGGGGCGTGTACCACCGCATCGGTAAGCCGGTCGACAAGACCGCCGGCTACAACTCGGTGCTGCCGGAGCTGGCCAAGCGGCCCGGGATCAAGGCCATCGTCTACTTCGACACCAAGAACGACGACGAAGGCGACCGCGACATCAGCATCGACTCGACCAAGAACAACCTGGCCGCGTTCAAGAAGCTCGCCGCCAACCCGATCTTCAACGTCAAGATCGGCTGA
- a CDS encoding LacI family DNA-binding transcriptional regulator: MTGERTRGTGRPTLDQVAVRAGVGRGTVSRVVNGSDQVSPAARAAVKDAIAELGYVPNRAARTLVTQRTDSIALVIFESGERFFAEPFFGRIVQSISSGLVDRGLQMVLMISQSRQERERLEGYLTRQHVDGALLLSLHGADTLLSTLEQRGVATVRAGRPTQAEPGCFVDADNRGGAREAVQYLARLGRRRIATITGPLDMAAGIARLDGYRDVVGEGIVVNGDFSEESGAEAMRRLLDRHPDVDAVFAAADMMAAGALRVMRERGLVAPRDIAVIGFDDSVIARHTDPPLSSVHQPIEEMGQEMVRLLLAKIDGEEAEEGGLVLSTRLVLRGSA, translated from the coding sequence ATGACGGGGGAGCGGACCCGGGGCACGGGAAGACCGACGCTGGATCAGGTCGCGGTCCGGGCCGGAGTCGGGCGCGGAACGGTCTCCCGGGTCGTGAACGGCTCGGATCAGGTGAGCCCCGCCGCCCGCGCCGCGGTCAAGGACGCGATCGCCGAGCTGGGCTACGTGCCGAACCGGGCCGCCCGCACGCTCGTGACACAGCGGACCGACTCGATCGCCCTGGTCATCTTCGAGTCCGGTGAGCGGTTCTTCGCCGAGCCGTTCTTCGGCCGGATCGTGCAGTCGATCTCGTCGGGCCTGGTCGACCGGGGCCTCCAGATGGTCCTGATGATCTCGCAGTCGCGCCAGGAGCGTGAGCGGCTGGAGGGCTACCTGACCCGTCAGCACGTCGACGGCGCGCTCCTGCTCTCCCTGCACGGCGCCGACACGCTGCTGTCCACGCTCGAACAGCGCGGCGTCGCGACCGTGCGGGCCGGGCGCCCGACCCAGGCCGAGCCCGGCTGCTTCGTGGACGCCGACAACCGCGGCGGCGCGCGGGAGGCGGTCCAGTACCTGGCCCGGCTCGGACGCCGGCGCATCGCGACAATCACCGGCCCGCTGGACATGGCGGCCGGCATCGCGCGCCTCGACGGCTACCGCGACGTGGTGGGCGAGGGCATCGTCGTGAACGGCGACTTCAGCGAGGAGAGCGGCGCCGAGGCCATGCGCCGGCTGCTCGACCGGCACCCCGATGTCGACGCCGTCTTCGCCGCCGCCGACATGATGGCCGCCGGCGCCCTGCGGGTCATGCGGGAGCGCGGTCTTGTCGCGCCGCGCGACATCGCGGTCATCGGCTTCGACGACTCGGTCATCGCCCGGCACACCGACCCGCCGCTGAGCAGCGTCCACCAGCCCATCGAGGAGATGGGCCAGGAGATGGTCCGGCTGCTGCTCGCCAAGATCGACGGCGAGGAGGCCGAGGAGGGCGGGCTGGTGCTGAGCACCCGCCTGGTGCTGCGCGGCTCAGCCTGA
- a CDS encoding serine/threonine-protein kinase — protein MNVDWPSAGTLMASRYRLVSRLETGGMAQIWHADDELLDRPVALKLPAGLDPASADVLHLAWKEARMAARLSHPNIAAVHDYNAAMRPEGYMAPFVVMELLAGESLAARLARSPLGWRESASIGAAVADALNAAHANGVVHRDIKPGNVMLTPTGVKILDFGISATTGEPDDDETGATFGTPAYVAPERLDGKPAEPATDVYGLGVLLYEMVTGEPPYPVDTWEELDAARTAPPRALPPGLPVAFRDLVESCLREEPDLRPTAAHVGHGLATLTPPPPATRRRPARRRLALFSGLTALVVSVIALFAALGSSRQTLDATGEPSATAAPTAAPPSPAPTTPGTLSAPRRTAATTAAPLRVDDAIDRVRSAVVAGRELGEIRPDVAQDLINLLGPLGRAKAADVLQHAKELQRKVLERVEEGSVDGDRADLLRSRLADLERAAERGSG, from the coding sequence ATGAACGTTGACTGGCCCTCGGCAGGCACCCTCATGGCCTCCCGCTACCGGCTGGTGTCGCGCCTGGAGACCGGCGGGATGGCGCAGATCTGGCACGCCGACGACGAGTTGCTGGACCGCCCGGTCGCACTGAAACTGCCCGCCGGGCTCGACCCGGCCAGCGCCGACGTCCTGCACCTCGCCTGGAAAGAGGCGCGGATGGCGGCCCGGCTGTCGCACCCCAACATCGCCGCCGTGCACGACTACAACGCCGCGATGCGGCCCGAGGGCTACATGGCCCCGTTCGTCGTGATGGAGCTGCTGGCCGGCGAGTCACTCGCGGCCCGGCTGGCCCGCTCCCCGCTGGGCTGGCGTGAGTCGGCCAGCATCGGCGCGGCGGTGGCCGACGCGCTGAACGCGGCGCACGCCAACGGCGTGGTGCACCGCGACATCAAGCCGGGCAACGTCATGCTGACGCCGACCGGCGTCAAGATCCTCGACTTCGGGATCAGCGCGACGACCGGCGAGCCCGACGACGACGAGACAGGTGCGACGTTCGGCACCCCCGCGTACGTGGCGCCGGAGCGGCTCGACGGCAAGCCCGCTGAGCCGGCCACCGACGTGTACGGCCTGGGCGTGCTGCTCTACGAGATGGTCACGGGCGAGCCGCCGTACCCGGTGGACACCTGGGAGGAGCTCGACGCGGCCCGCACGGCCCCGCCGCGCGCGCTGCCGCCCGGCCTGCCCGTCGCGTTCCGGGACCTGGTCGAGTCGTGCCTGCGGGAGGAGCCGGACCTGCGGCCGACCGCCGCGCACGTCGGTCACGGGCTGGCCACCCTCACGCCCCCGCCGCCCGCCACCCGGCGCCGCCCGGCCCGCCGGCGCCTGGCCCTGTTCTCCGGGCTGACCGCGCTCGTCGTCTCGGTCATCGCCCTCTTCGCGGCGCTGGGCTCGTCGCGCCAGACCCTCGACGCCACCGGCGAGCCCTCGGCGACCGCCGCGCCGACCGCCGCACCGCCGAGCCCGGCACCCACGACGCCCGGCACCCTCTCGGCGCCGCGGCGCACGGCCGCCACCACCGCCGCGCCGCTGCGCGTCGACGACGCGATCGACCGGGTCCGGTCGGCCGTCGTGGCCGGCCGGGAGCTGGGCGAGATCCGCCCCGACGTCGCGCAGGACCTGATCAATCTGCTCGGGCCGCTGGGCCGGGCCAAGGCCGCTGACGTGCTCCAGCACGCGAAGGAGTTGCAGCGCAAGGTGCTCGAACGCGTCGAGGAGGGCAGCGTCGACGGTGACCGGGCCGACCTGTTGCGATCGCGGCTGGCCGACCTCGAACGGGCGGCCGAGCGCGGCTCAGGCTGA
- a CDS encoding sugar ABC transporter substrate-binding protein — MSAYGRRLLAGAGVLCLGLALVACGGDDSGGGGDEEGRLEMGIAVANVSLNFAIEMSDGATQAATDDGNVDFQVVGPPDTDGPAEVQLFQNLVTTARDGVILENLDPPLFTRPAAEAIDSGVPVIALDTSPTDGSKIEFYVGNDNYDLGAQMAGELLKHLSPTATGTVVVGVPNPGTPVLDNRAAGIKETLNAKAPGITVLGPFQTYSEPTKNYSAWSSLVSAHGDALAFLGVGDADSYDLARLKQEKNGKWLTAGFDVDDKTLQAVKDGTNFTTIDPEHYLKGYLASAMLIKSVRGELELPKGWFVSPGLIVTKENVDDVIQRGSTPAAAKAGYQSQIDSLLKDPAANTKPMDQAR; from the coding sequence ATGTCTGCATACGGGAGGCGCCTGCTCGCCGGCGCCGGTGTGTTGTGTCTCGGGCTCGCACTCGTCGCCTGCGGCGGCGACGACAGCGGCGGCGGTGGTGACGAGGAGGGCCGCCTCGAGATGGGCATCGCCGTCGCCAACGTCAGCCTCAACTTCGCCATCGAGATGTCGGACGGCGCCACGCAGGCCGCGACCGACGACGGCAACGTCGACTTCCAGGTCGTCGGGCCGCCCGACACCGACGGCCCCGCGGAGGTGCAGCTCTTCCAGAACCTCGTCACCACCGCCCGCGACGGGGTGATCCTGGAGAACCTCGACCCGCCGCTCTTCACCCGGCCCGCCGCGGAGGCGATCGACAGCGGGGTACCCGTCATCGCCCTCGACACCTCGCCGACCGACGGCAGCAAGATCGAGTTCTACGTCGGCAACGACAACTACGACCTCGGCGCGCAGATGGCCGGCGAGCTGCTCAAGCACCTGAGCCCCACCGCGACCGGCACGGTGGTCGTCGGCGTGCCCAACCCGGGCACCCCGGTGCTGGACAACCGGGCCGCCGGGATCAAGGAGACCCTGAACGCGAAGGCGCCCGGCATCACCGTGCTCGGGCCGTTCCAGACCTACAGCGAGCCGACCAAGAACTACAGCGCCTGGTCCTCGCTGGTCAGCGCGCACGGCGACGCGCTGGCGTTCCTCGGCGTCGGTGACGCCGACAGCTACGACCTGGCCCGGCTCAAGCAGGAGAAGAACGGCAAGTGGCTCACCGCGGGCTTCGACGTCGACGACAAGACCCTGCAGGCGGTGAAGGACGGTACCAACTTCACCACCATCGACCCCGAGCACTACCTCAAGGGCTACCTCGCCAGCGCCATGCTGATCAAGTCGGTCCGGGGCGAGCTCGAGCTGCCGAAGGGCTGGTTCGTCAGCCCCGGCCTGATCGTGACGAAGGAGAACGTCGACGACGTGATCCAGCGCGGCAGCACACCGGCCGCGGCGAAGGCCGGCTACCAGAGCCAGATCGACAGCCTGCTCAAGGACCCGGCGGCGAACACCAAGCCGATGGACCAGGCACGCTGA
- a CDS encoding ABC transporter permease, with translation MVVVLVVLVLGVGVFRPGFLDADNLLSTGRNAAYVGLMAAGMVFPLAMREVDLSVGGNFALSMVVGAVLMRDGMPPWLAVPVILLMATALGALNGVITTYARIPSFIVTLATALLFRGIALAFAAGKQIFEVPRDNSFFVDLGGRYLGVPVTLPLLVVLGAVLTLVFTRTRFGAQVRAIGSNPDAAAYTGLPVDRIRIQALAVSGLMAGVAGTLALAFFMSGDPTLGEGFELTAIAAAIIGGTALGGGRGSVPGAIIGALILALVTSALVFFRIPINWTSFATGAVILVAVAADAALRRYRTRTI, from the coding sequence GTGGTCGTCGTTCTCGTCGTGCTCGTCCTCGGGGTCGGCGTGTTCCGGCCCGGCTTCCTCGACGCCGACAACCTGCTCTCCACCGGGCGTAACGCCGCCTACGTCGGGCTGATGGCGGCCGGCATGGTCTTCCCGCTCGCCATGCGGGAGGTCGATCTCTCGGTGGGCGGCAACTTCGCGCTCAGCATGGTGGTCGGCGCCGTGCTCATGCGCGACGGCATGCCGCCGTGGCTGGCCGTACCGGTGATCCTGCTGATGGCCACCGCGCTCGGCGCGCTCAACGGCGTGATCACCACGTACGCCCGGATACCGTCGTTCATCGTCACCCTGGCGACGGCGCTGCTCTTCCGGGGCATCGCGCTCGCGTTCGCCGCCGGGAAGCAGATCTTCGAGGTGCCCCGGGACAACTCCTTCTTCGTCGACCTCGGCGGGCGCTACCTCGGCGTACCCGTCACGCTGCCGCTGCTCGTCGTGCTGGGTGCGGTGCTGACGCTCGTCTTCACCCGTACCCGGTTCGGCGCGCAGGTCCGCGCGATCGGGTCCAACCCGGACGCGGCGGCCTACACCGGCCTGCCCGTCGACCGGATCCGGATCCAGGCGCTGGCCGTGTCGGGGCTGATGGCCGGCGTGGCCGGCACGCTCGCGCTGGCCTTCTTCATGTCCGGCGACCCCACCCTCGGCGAGGGCTTCGAACTGACCGCGATCGCCGCCGCCATCATCGGCGGCACGGCGCTGGGCGGCGGCCGGGGCTCGGTGCCGGGCGCGATCATCGGCGCCCTGATCCTGGCCCTGGTCACCTCCGCGCTCGTCTTCTTCCGCATCCCGATCAACTGGACGAGCTTCGCCACCGGAGCCGTCATCCTCGTGGCCGTCGCGGCCGATGCCGCCCTGCGCCGTTACCGCACCCGGACGATCTGA
- a CDS encoding sugar ABC transporter ATP-binding protein, which produces MLRAAGLVKHYGGVTALDGGDIELRDGEIHALVGENGAGKSTLVKILCGVVTPDAGAVTLDDAPVRFAGPRAAAARGIAIVAQELSLFPDLTVAENLFIADLPRRYGLLSLATMERRAAPVLADLGLAEVPTRATAGELSLADRQLLEVSRALLTGPRVLILDEPTSALPAAAVDRLHAVLRRVAARGIAVLYISHFLQEVRRVADRISVLRDGRPALRGVPTAELGLDDLVRAMLGDAAPAHRPAARRHRPRSGPGVTLTDVDVPGRLAGVSLSVAPGEIVGIAGLEGAGHLAVLDLVCGLGRPAAGRVGLLGGPGPRSFRDAVRRGVAFVPGDRKRFGLMLDQPVWENATAVRWLGIGAGPWWRRGRELRARAETNLRRMRFRGDMYGLAGELSGGNQQKVVFAKWLDAGSAVIVLDDPTRGVDVGARGEMHEIVRELADDGRVVLLASTDLAELTELCHRVVVLRRGAVVGELSAGELTEQRLSTAINAGFA; this is translated from the coding sequence ATGCTGCGGGCGGCCGGGCTGGTCAAGCACTACGGCGGCGTGACGGCGCTGGACGGCGGCGACATCGAGCTGCGCGACGGCGAGATACACGCGCTGGTCGGCGAGAACGGCGCGGGCAAGTCCACCCTGGTGAAGATCCTCTGCGGGGTGGTGACGCCCGACGCCGGCGCGGTCACCCTGGACGACGCGCCGGTCCGGTTCGCCGGGCCGCGCGCCGCGGCCGCCCGCGGCATCGCCATCGTCGCGCAGGAGCTCAGCCTCTTCCCGGACCTGACGGTCGCCGAGAACCTCTTCATCGCCGACCTGCCGCGCCGCTACGGCCTGCTCAGCCTGGCCACGATGGAGCGCCGGGCCGCCCCGGTCCTGGCCGACCTCGGCCTGGCCGAGGTGCCCACCCGGGCGACGGCCGGCGAGCTGAGCCTGGCCGACCGGCAGCTGCTCGAGGTGAGCCGCGCGCTGCTGACCGGCCCCCGGGTGCTGATCCTGGACGAGCCGACCTCGGCGCTGCCGGCCGCCGCCGTCGACCGTCTGCACGCGGTGCTGCGGCGGGTGGCCGCCCGCGGCATCGCGGTCCTCTACATCTCCCACTTCCTCCAGGAGGTGCGCCGGGTCGCCGACCGGATCAGCGTGCTGCGCGACGGCCGCCCGGCGCTGCGCGGCGTGCCGACGGCGGAGCTCGGCCTCGACGACCTGGTCCGGGCCATGCTCGGCGACGCAGCGCCCGCGCACCGTCCGGCGGCCCGGCGGCACCGGCCGCGGTCCGGCCCCGGCGTCACGCTGACCGACGTGGACGTGCCGGGCCGGCTCGCCGGCGTGTCGCTGAGCGTCGCGCCGGGCGAGATCGTCGGCATCGCCGGGCTGGAGGGCGCGGGCCACCTGGCCGTACTGGACCTGGTCTGCGGCCTCGGCCGGCCCGCCGCCGGCCGGGTCGGCCTGCTCGGCGGCCCCGGACCCCGGTCCTTCCGCGACGCCGTACGCCGCGGCGTCGCCTTCGTGCCCGGCGACCGCAAGCGTTTCGGGCTGATGCTGGACCAGCCCGTCTGGGAGAACGCGACAGCGGTCCGCTGGCTCGGCATCGGCGCCGGACCCTGGTGGCGCCGCGGCCGCGAGCTGCGCGCCCGCGCCGAGACCAACCTGCGCCGGATGCGCTTCCGCGGCGACATGTACGGCCTGGCCGGCGAGCTCTCCGGCGGCAACCAGCAGAAGGTGGTGTTCGCGAAGTGGCTGGACGCCGGCTCGGCGGTGATCGTGCTGGACGACCCGACCCGCGGCGTCGACGTCGGCGCCCGCGGTGAGATGCACGAGATCGTGCGTGAGCTGGCGGACGACGGCCGGGTGGTGCTGCTCGCCTCGACCGACCTCGCCGAGCTGACCGAGCTCTGCCATCGGGTGGTGGTCCTGCGGCGCGGCGCGGTGGTCGGCGAGCTCAGCGCCGGCGAGCTCACCGAGCAGCGGCTCAGCACCGCCATCAACGCGGGCTTCGCATGA
- a CDS encoding YncE family protein: MALKSSALVALVAVLTAAPLPASAAPPPLREVMFVGNNWEGTVDVIGSSGGYGKLGRINVIPDKDARLWEIYLNPIRLAFFLGIRSGPGEGHDQLVDDMYTTPDGGALVASRPSFADVVSIDLRTGAVRWRFAVSGYRADHMAVSPDGTRVAVSASTSNTVHVLDIATGRQLGSFATGDKPHENIYSADGRYLWNMSIGEVNTDLDDPIWDWTKGNRRITVADTTTFQTVRTIDMRARLDAFGRSDLSNAMRPTVFSADGSKLYFQVSFFNGLVEYDIATDRITRVKTLPKNPATSDDRTTFVNDSRHHGLALSPDGGRLCVAGTMDDYATVVDRATLQEGELVPAAKPYWATVSGDGRDCVISESGADQVSAISFATGRRVATVAVGDHPQRVRIGHVPDNWAPPAAR; the protein is encoded by the coding sequence GTGGCACTCAAGTCCTCCGCGCTCGTCGCCCTCGTCGCCGTCCTCACCGCGGCACCGCTGCCGGCCTCCGCCGCGCCGCCGCCGCTGCGGGAGGTGATGTTCGTCGGCAACAACTGGGAAGGCACCGTCGACGTCATCGGATCCAGCGGCGGCTACGGCAAGCTCGGCCGGATCAACGTGATCCCGGACAAGGACGCCCGGCTCTGGGAGATCTACCTGAACCCGATCAGACTCGCGTTCTTCCTCGGCATCCGCTCGGGCCCGGGCGAGGGACACGACCAGCTGGTCGACGACATGTACACCACGCCGGACGGCGGCGCGCTTGTCGCCTCGCGGCCGAGCTTCGCCGACGTGGTCTCCATCGACCTGCGCACCGGGGCGGTCAGGTGGCGCTTCGCGGTCTCCGGCTACCGCGCCGACCACATGGCGGTCAGCCCGGACGGGACCAGGGTCGCGGTGTCGGCGTCCACCTCGAACACCGTGCACGTCCTCGACATCGCCACCGGCCGGCAGCTCGGCTCGTTCGCCACCGGCGACAAGCCGCACGAGAACATCTACTCCGCCGACGGCCGCTACCTCTGGAACATGTCCATCGGCGAGGTGAACACCGACCTCGACGACCCGATCTGGGACTGGACCAAGGGCAACCGGCGGATCACGGTCGCGGACACCACGACCTTCCAGACGGTACGCACGATCGACATGCGCGCCCGGCTCGACGCCTTCGGCCGCAGCGACCTGTCCAACGCGATGCGCCCGACGGTGTTCAGCGCCGACGGCTCGAAGCTGTACTTCCAGGTGTCGTTCTTCAACGGCCTGGTCGAGTACGACATCGCCACCGACCGGATCACCCGGGTGAAGACGCTGCCGAAGAACCCGGCGACCAGCGACGACCGCACCACCTTCGTCAACGACTCCCGGCACCACGGCCTGGCGCTGAGTCCCGACGGCGGCCGGCTCTGCGTGGCCGGGACCATGGACGACTACGCGACGGTGGTCGACCGCGCGACGCTGCAAGAGGGTGAGCTCGTACCGGCGGCCAAGCCGTACTGGGCGACGGTGAGCGGCGACGGCCGCGACTGCGTAATCTCGGAGTCGGGCGCGGACCAGGTCTCCGCGATCAGCTTCGCGACCGGCCGCCGGGTGGCGACCGTTGCGGTCGGCGACCACCCGCAGCGCGTCCGCATCGGACACGTGCCGGACAACTGGGCGCCGCCCGCCGCCCGCTGA
- a CDS encoding SDR family NAD(P)-dependent oxidoreductase gives MSTYPLAGRTALITGAESGIGLATARLFVAAGARVHLVGLVAGALDRAAADLGAGATVADVTDPDAVRAAVNAAVDDLGPLDVLFSNAGISGPIAPLVDYPVEDFARVLAVHVLGAFHVLRYGLPAMRDGGSVIINSSVVGLTADPGIAGYATAKHAQVGLMRVAAKECAARRIRVNTIHPGPTDTAFQRAIEQEATGADADTAAAAFDRMIPLARHASVDEIARTVLFLASDDSSFITGATIAVDGGMSA, from the coding sequence ATGAGTACCTACCCGCTCGCCGGACGGACGGCGCTGATCACCGGGGCGGAGAGCGGCATCGGCCTCGCCACCGCGCGCCTCTTCGTCGCGGCCGGCGCCCGGGTGCACCTGGTCGGGCTCGTCGCGGGGGCGCTGGACCGGGCCGCCGCCGACCTCGGCGCGGGCGCGACCGTCGCGGACGTCACCGATCCCGACGCGGTGCGCGCCGCCGTGAACGCGGCCGTCGACGACCTCGGCCCCCTCGACGTGCTGTTCAGCAACGCCGGCATCAGCGGCCCGATCGCGCCGCTCGTCGACTACCCGGTCGAGGACTTCGCCCGGGTCCTGGCCGTCCACGTCCTCGGCGCGTTCCACGTGCTCAGGTACGGCCTTCCGGCGATGCGCGACGGCGGCAGCGTGATCATCAATTCGAGCGTGGTCGGGCTGACCGCGGACCCGGGCATCGCCGGCTACGCGACCGCGAAGCACGCGCAGGTCGGGCTGATGCGGGTGGCGGCCAAGGAGTGCGCGGCCCGCCGCATCCGGGTCAACACCATCCACCCCGGGCCGACCGACACGGCGTTCCAGCGGGCGATCGAGCAGGAGGCCACCGGCGCGGACGCGGACACGGCGGCCGCGGCCTTCGACCGGATGATCCCGCTCGCCCGGCACGCCTCGGTCGACGAGATCGCCCGCACGGTGCTCTTCCTGGCGAGCGACGACAGCAGCTTCATCACCGGTGCCACGATCGCCGTCGACGGCGGGATGTCCGCCTGA